One Verrucomicrobiota bacterium DNA segment encodes these proteins:
- a CDS encoding matrixin family metalloprotease: MRRTLLVVLALGLPLLWMRAFVPSYTNDGAVVRWDLSGTNTLVHTNVVNRTTSAIRFFLASDAYSATNTAAELNAVRASFGQWQAITGTWLKFEDAGLVNPPVDVSTADNTNVVYWTKSTTIVNGGRDNISGALGVAFTSFYSDGVLSEADIVFNGVEFAWFTDFSDTNNAGRFVELVALHEIGHFLGLQHSPLGGAVMLARSAALPANASGLSDDELGAARWLYTSTPPLTNWAVLKGLVTKAGEGGVFGATITVEDAAGNAIAGTVTSTNGGTQGTYEIRSLPPGTFKVRVSPVDPFTALALVSGADVSFDFLGADANFLASTNFQVVLTAGLTNTLDVVVTNATPPFRISRVRPPTANPLSYSLVNSPTSIRVGQSNMTVGVYSPDFTTNMTLSITGNGLSIGVTAFETNLFTINGSAMHLLSVPLSVSSNATPGMRTFVVQRGTNIAYANGFIEVAPAVPDFNFDGLDDVFQRRHFPLFTATNAAPAADPDGDTFNNLAEYTSGTDPTNAASLLRIETVRQDAAGCTITWQSGAGRRYQLTSKPLVATGSFTNVGGPITATTNLTSVLDPSGTNGIAFYRVLALP, translated from the coding sequence ATGAGACGCACGCTTCTTGTCGTGCTCGCGCTCGGCCTTCCGCTGCTGTGGATGCGCGCGTTCGTGCCCAGTTACACGAATGACGGCGCCGTGGTGCGGTGGGACCTGTCGGGCACGAACACGCTCGTGCACACGAACGTGGTGAACCGCACCACGAGCGCGATCCGCTTCTTCCTAGCTTCGGACGCCTACTCCGCCACGAACACCGCCGCGGAACTCAACGCCGTGCGAGCCAGCTTCGGCCAGTGGCAGGCGATCACCGGCACCTGGCTGAAGTTTGAGGACGCAGGCTTGGTGAATCCGCCGGTGGACGTCAGCACTGCGGACAACACGAACGTCGTCTACTGGACAAAGTCCACGACGATCGTGAACGGCGGTCGCGACAACATCTCCGGCGCGCTGGGCGTCGCGTTCACTTCGTTCTACTCGGACGGCGTGCTGTCCGAGGCTGACATCGTTTTCAATGGCGTGGAGTTTGCGTGGTTCACCGACTTCTCGGATACGAACAACGCGGGACGGTTCGTGGAACTGGTGGCACTGCACGAGATCGGCCACTTCCTCGGCTTGCAACACTCGCCGCTCGGCGGTGCAGTGATGCTCGCGCGCAGCGCGGCTTTGCCCGCGAACGCCTCCGGTCTCTCGGATGACGAACTCGGCGCGGCGCGCTGGCTTTACACTTCGACGCCGCCGCTCACGAACTGGGCTGTGCTGAAGGGCCTCGTCACCAAGGCCGGCGAGGGCGGAGTGTTCGGGGCGACGATCACGGTCGAGGACGCCGCGGGCAACGCCATCGCGGGGACCGTCACGAGCACCAACGGCGGCACGCAGGGCACCTACGAGATTCGCAGCCTCCCGCCGGGCACCTTCAAGGTGCGAGTCTCCCCGGTGGACCCGTTCACCGCGCTCGCGCTCGTGAGCGGCGCGGATGTCTCGTTCGATTTCCTCGGCGCAGACGCGAACTTTCTCGCGAGCACGAACTTCCAAGTCGTCCTGACCGCCGGGCTCACGAACACGCTCGACGTCGTCGTCACCAATGCCACGCCGCCGTTCCGCATCTCGCGCGTCCGGCCGCCGACGGCGAATCCGCTGTCATACTCGCTGGTAAACTCGCCCACTTCGATTCGCGTCGGCCAGAGCAACATGACCGTGGGCGTCTACTCGCCCGACTTCACGACCAACATGACGCTCTCGATCACCGGCAACGGACTTTCCATCGGCGTCACGGCGTTTGAAACCAACCTCTTCACGATCAACGGGTCGGCCATGCACCTGCTCTCGGTTCCGTTGAGCGTCAGCAGCAATGCCACGCCCGGCATGCGCACGTTCGTCGTGCAGCGCGGCACGAACATCGCCTACGCGAACGGCTTCATCGAGGTCGCGCCCGCGGTGCCGGACTTCAACTTCGACGGACTGGACGATGTCTTTCAACGCCGGCACTTCCCGCTGTTCACAGCCACCAACGCCGCGCCGGCCGCCGACCCGGATGGCGACACATTCAACAACCTTGCGGAATACACCTCCGGCACGGACCCGACGAACGCCGCCTCGTTGCTGCGCATCGAGACCGTGCGGCAGGACGCGGCCGGCTGCACCATCACGTGGCAAAGCGGCGCGGGGCGGCGGTATCAACTCACCAGCAAGCCGCTCGTCGCCACGGGGAGTTTCACAAACGTCGGCGGGCCCATCACCGCGACGACCAACCTCACGAGCGTCCTCGATCCGTCCGGGACGAATGGCATCGCGTTTTATCGTGTGCTCGCGCTGCCGTGA
- a CDS encoding aconitate hydratase has product MSTSNFFNTLQPFDLGNGTQGSLHSLPALGSALGIQISRLPVSIRVVLESVLRNCDGSRVTEQNVGALAAWKANAARTEEVPFVVARIVLQDFTGVPLLVDLAAMRSAVAKLGKNPKIIEPLVPVDLVVDHSVQVDFAGNTQAYTRNLDLEFQRNRERYQFLKWGMQAFDTFKVVPPGIGIVHQVNLEFLAKGVLSAGNVYYPDTLVGTDSHTTMINGLGIVGWGVGGIEAEAGMLGQPVYFLTPDVVGVHLTGALQEGVTATDLVLTITQMLRKAKVVGKFVEFFGPGAAGLSVTDRATIANMAPEYGATMGYFPVDEECVKFLRATGRSDELCRAYENYHRAQGLWGIPKRGDVDYSQSIELDLGTIIPSVAGPKRPQDRIELSRLKFEFQSSLTRPLTENGFGQDANDLYSAVRVQSPAHAHETDHSYGHRKDVEPSESEMRDQHPTPDVPQELPLSAFPRFNTHIGHGSVLIAAITSCTNTSNPSVMLAAGLLARKAVARGLTVNPVVKTSLAPGSRVVTDYLETTGLQDDLDKLGFHTVGYGCTTCIGNSGPLPAQVEAAIADNDLIAASVLSGNRNFEARVHQAVKANFLMSPPLVVAFAIAGRVDVDLSTEPLGTGSDGNPVFLRDVWPTMKEIRDLLGAALRPDVFRKLYGDFAKANPKWNEIPSSAGNAYEWDRESTYIQEPPFFEDFSLQPGSLAEIRGARALGIFGDSVTTDHISPAGSIKKSSPAGRYLIEHGVSVADFNSYGSRRGNDRVMTRGTFANVRIKNLMVPGTEGGVTKLQPSGELMPIYDAAIVYRGTNTPLIVIAGQEYGTGSSRDWAAKGTNLLGVKVVVAQSFERIHRSNLVGMGVLPLQFKDGTTAQSLGLDGTETYDVLGLTAAIKPQQDLTLRITRANGQSQDVPVRCRIDTPIEVDYYQHGGILPFVLRQLIAKA; this is encoded by the coding sequence ATGAGCACATCCAACTTCTTCAACACGCTGCAACCCTTCGACCTCGGCAACGGCACGCAAGGCTCCCTCCACTCGCTCCCCGCACTCGGCTCCGCGCTCGGCATCCAGATTTCACGGCTTCCGGTTTCCATCCGCGTCGTGCTCGAGTCGGTCCTGCGCAACTGCGACGGCTCGCGCGTCACGGAGCAAAACGTGGGCGCGCTCGCCGCGTGGAAGGCCAATGCGGCGCGCACGGAGGAAGTCCCGTTCGTCGTCGCGCGCATCGTGTTGCAGGACTTCACCGGCGTGCCGCTGCTCGTGGACCTCGCGGCGATGCGCTCGGCCGTGGCGAAGCTCGGCAAGAACCCGAAGATCATCGAACCGCTCGTGCCGGTGGACCTCGTGGTGGACCACTCGGTGCAAGTGGACTTCGCGGGCAACACGCAGGCTTACACGCGCAACCTCGACCTCGAGTTCCAGCGCAACCGCGAGCGCTATCAGTTTCTCAAGTGGGGCATGCAGGCGTTCGACACATTCAAAGTCGTGCCGCCCGGCATCGGCATCGTGCATCAGGTGAACCTTGAGTTTCTTGCGAAGGGCGTGCTCAGCGCGGGAAACGTCTATTATCCCGACACCCTCGTCGGCACGGACTCACACACGACGATGATCAACGGCCTCGGCATCGTGGGCTGGGGCGTCGGCGGCATCGAGGCCGAGGCGGGCATGCTCGGTCAGCCGGTTTATTTCCTCACGCCAGATGTCGTGGGCGTTCACCTCACCGGCGCGCTTCAGGAAGGCGTCACGGCGACGGACCTCGTTCTCACCATCACGCAGATGCTGCGCAAGGCAAAGGTCGTCGGGAAGTTCGTCGAATTCTTCGGCCCCGGCGCGGCGGGCTTGTCCGTCACCGACCGCGCAACCATTGCGAACATGGCGCCCGAATACGGCGCGACGATGGGCTACTTCCCCGTGGACGAGGAGTGCGTGAAGTTTCTGCGTGCGACCGGCCGCAGCGACGAGCTTTGCCGCGCTTACGAGAACTACCACCGCGCGCAAGGCTTGTGGGGCATCCCGAAGAGAGGCGACGTGGACTACTCGCAATCCATCGAACTCGACCTCGGCACGATCATTCCGAGCGTCGCCGGCCCCAAGCGGCCGCAGGACCGCATCGAGCTGAGCCGTCTCAAGTTTGAATTCCAGTCGTCGCTCACGCGCCCGCTCACGGAGAACGGCTTTGGTCAGGACGCCAACGACCTTTACTCCGCCGTCCGTGTGCAGAGTCCGGCACACGCGCACGAGACCGACCACAGCTACGGCCACCGCAAGGACGTCGAGCCGAGCGAATCCGAAATGCGCGACCAGCACCCGACTCCCGACGTGCCGCAGGAGCTGCCGCTGTCGGCATTTCCGCGCTTCAACACGCACATCGGCCACGGCAGCGTGCTCATCGCCGCCATCACAAGCTGCACGAACACGTCGAACCCGAGCGTGATGCTCGCGGCCGGCTTGCTCGCGCGCAAAGCCGTCGCGCGCGGCCTCACGGTGAATCCCGTCGTGAAGACCTCGCTCGCGCCCGGCTCGCGCGTCGTCACCGACTACCTGGAAACGACCGGCTTGCAGGATGACCTCGACAAGCTCGGCTTCCACACCGTCGGCTACGGCTGCACCACGTGCATCGGCAATTCCGGCCCGCTGCCCGCGCAGGTCGAGGCGGCCATCGCGGACAACGACCTCATCGCCGCGAGCGTGCTCTCCGGCAACCGCAACTTCGAAGCGCGCGTGCATCAGGCGGTGAAGGCCAACTTCCTCATGTCGCCACCGCTCGTCGTCGCGTTCGCCATCGCGGGCCGCGTGGACGTGGACCTCTCGACCGAACCGCTCGGCACCGGCAGCGACGGCAACCCGGTGTTCCTGCGCGACGTGTGGCCGACGATGAAGGAAATCCGAGACCTGCTCGGCGCGGCACTGCGTCCGGACGTGTTCCGCAAACTTTACGGCGACTTCGCGAAGGCGAACCCCAAGTGGAACGAAATCCCGTCAAGCGCCGGCAACGCCTACGAGTGGGACCGCGAGAGCACCTACATCCAGGAACCGCCGTTCTTCGAGGACTTCTCGCTCCAACCCGGCAGCCTCGCGGAGATCCGAGGCGCGCGCGCCCTCGGCATCTTCGGCGACAGCGTCACGACCGACCACATCTCCCCCGCGGGCTCGATCAAGAAGAGTTCGCCCGCCGGCCGCTATCTCATCGAGCACGGCGTGAGCGTGGCGGACTTCAACAGCTACGGCTCGCGGCGCGGCAACGACCGCGTGATGACGCGCGGCACCTTCGCCAATGTTCGCATCAAGAACCTGATGGTCCCCGGCACCGAGGGCGGCGTGACGAAGCTGCAGCCGTCCGGCGAACTCATGCCCATCTACGACGCCGCCATCGTGTATCGCGGCACGAACACGCCGCTCATCGTGATTGCCGGACAGGAATACGGCACCGGCTCTTCGCGCGACTGGGCTGCGAAAGGCACGAACCTGCTCGGCGTGAAAGTCGTCGTCGCGCAGAGCTTCGAGCGCATCCACCGCTCGAACCTCGTCGGCATGGGCGTGCTGCCGCTGCAATTCAAGGACGGCACCACCGCGCAGTCGCTCGGCCTCGACGGGACCGAGACCTACGACGTGCTCGGCCTCACCGCGGCCATCAAGCCGCAGCAGGACCTCACGCTCCGCATCACGCGCGCGAACGGCCAGTCGCAGGACGTGCCAGTCCGCTGTCGCATTGATACGCCCATCGAGGTGGACTACTACCAGCACGGCGGCATCCTGCCCTTCGTGCTCCGGCAGTTGATCGCGAAGGCGTGA